Proteins from a single region of Acidimicrobiales bacterium:
- a CDS encoding XdhC family protein, with the protein MREILDDVARWRGQGRRVALARVVDVEGSGPRQPGAAMAVNDEGQVAGSVSGGCVEGAVVAAALELLESGLPGRMVTFGYSDDEAFAVGLTCGGTIHLFVEAVDW; encoded by the coding sequence ATGCGCGAGATCCTCGACGACGTGGCCCGCTGGCGCGGCCAGGGGCGGCGCGTGGCGCTGGCCAGGGTGGTCGACGTGGAGGGTTCGGGGCCCCGCCAGCCCGGCGCGGCCATGGCCGTCAACGACGAGGGCCAGGTGGCCGGCTCGGTCTCGGGCGGCTGTGTGGAGGGGGCGGTGGTGGCCGCGGCGCTGGAGCTCCTCGAGTCGGGCTTGCCCGGCCGGATGGTGACGTTCGGCTACAGCGACGACGAGGCGTTCGCCGTGGGGCTCACGTGCGGTGGGACCATCCACCTCTTCGTGGAGGCGGTCGACTGGTGA
- a CDS encoding VWA domain-containing protein — MIDGARLAVAFARVLRGAGLDVPTTAVTSFAEALAAVGVERRDGVYWAARATLTRRPEDVDVFDAAFDLFWLGVAGELIAVPPPPPLTLALDEDDHEEQDDGEGDGPTPTGPTVTVRYSATEVLRHKDFAACTDAELDEARRLMTDVRLVGAARRSRRLRSTHGHRGRHDLRRTVQRSLRAGGEPVPPARRSPSTRPRRVVLLVDVSGSMEPYARALLRFAHAAVVGRGRVEVFALGTRLTRLTRELATHDPDAALAAASGAVADWSGGTRLGDGVAEFCNTWGVRGMARGAVVVVLSDGWDRGDPTVLGEQMSRLRRVAHRVVWVNPLKASPGYAPLAAGMAAALPHVDHFVEGHSLASLEELAEVVAGA, encoded by the coding sequence GTGATCGACGGCGCGCGACTGGCCGTTGCGTTCGCACGGGTGCTGCGCGGCGCCGGCCTCGACGTGCCTACCACCGCGGTCACGAGCTTCGCCGAGGCGTTGGCGGCGGTGGGCGTCGAGCGCCGTGACGGCGTGTACTGGGCGGCCCGGGCCACGCTCACCCGTCGGCCCGAGGACGTCGACGTCTTCGATGCCGCCTTCGACCTGTTCTGGCTCGGGGTCGCCGGCGAGCTCATCGCCGTGCCACCCCCGCCACCGCTGACCCTGGCCCTCGACGAGGACGACCACGAGGAGCAGGACGACGGTGAGGGCGACGGACCCACCCCGACCGGCCCAACGGTCACCGTCCGCTACAGCGCCACGGAGGTGCTGCGCCACAAGGACTTCGCCGCGTGCACCGACGCCGAGCTCGACGAGGCCCGCCGACTCATGACCGACGTGCGGCTGGTGGGAGCGGCGCGCCGGTCGAGGCGCCTGCGCTCCACCCACGGCCACCGCGGGCGCCACGACCTGCGTCGCACGGTGCAGCGCAGCCTGCGCGCCGGTGGCGAGCCCGTCCCCCCGGCGCGACGCTCGCCTTCGACCCGACCCCGGCGCGTGGTGCTCCTCGTCGACGTCAGCGGCTCGATGGAGCCCTACGCCCGCGCCCTGCTGCGCTTCGCCCACGCCGCGGTCGTCGGTCGCGGCCGGGTCGAGGTGTTCGCCCTCGGCACCCGGCTGACCCGGCTCACCCGCGAGTTGGCCACCCACGACCCGGATGCCGCCCTCGCAGCCGCATCGGGTGCGGTCGCCGACTGGTCGGGCGGGACTCGCCTCGGCGACGGCGTGGCCGAGTTCTGCAACACCTGGGGGGTCCGTGGCATGGCGCGCGGTGCCGTCGTGGTCGTGCTCTCCGACGGCTGGGACCGCGGTGACCCCACCGTGCTGGGCGAGCAGATGTCGCGACTGCGGCGGGTGGCCCACCGGGTCGTCTGGGTGAACCCCCTCAAGGCCAGCCCCGGCTACGCCCCGCTGGCGGCGGGCATGGCGGCGGCGCTGCCGCACGTCGACCACTTCGTGGAGGGCCACTCGCTCGCCTCGCTCGAGGAGCTCGCCGAGGTGGTCGCCGGCGCCTGA
- a CDS encoding MoxR family ATPase, whose product MAQSDVEEVRQALADHGYLADEGLATAIFLAKRLQRPLLLEGEAGVGKTEVAKVLSRWTGGELVRLQCYEGIDVAQAVYEWDYPRQLLHLRAAEAAGVAGAGGGVEALEDSLYDERFLVRRPLLRAVSGGEGPPPVLLVDEVDRADDEFEAFLLEVLSDYAVTIPELGTVRAATPPLVVITSNRTRDVHDALKRRCLYHWVEHPDFEREVAIVALRAPGVPEVLARQVAAVVEAVRGLGLYKPPGVAETIDWAQALAALGRSELDEASVEATLGTAVKYREDQARLREYGVADLVRAAVLRGA is encoded by the coding sequence ATGGCCCAGTCCGACGTCGAGGAGGTTCGCCAGGCGCTGGCCGACCACGGCTACCTGGCCGACGAGGGCCTGGCCACCGCGATCTTCCTCGCCAAGCGCCTGCAGCGGCCCTTGCTGCTCGAGGGTGAGGCCGGCGTCGGGAAGACCGAGGTCGCCAAGGTCCTCTCCCGGTGGACCGGTGGCGAGCTCGTCCGGCTCCAGTGCTACGAGGGCATCGACGTGGCCCAGGCCGTCTACGAGTGGGACTACCCCCGCCAGCTCCTGCACCTCCGCGCCGCCGAGGCCGCGGGCGTGGCGGGCGCGGGCGGCGGCGTGGAGGCCCTCGAGGACAGCCTCTACGACGAGCGCTTCCTCGTGCGGCGCCCCCTGCTGCGGGCGGTGTCGGGTGGCGAGGGTCCGCCGCCGGTGCTGCTCGTCGACGAGGTCGACCGGGCCGACGACGAGTTCGAGGCCTTCCTGCTCGAGGTGCTGTCGGACTACGCCGTCACCATCCCCGAGCTCGGCACCGTGCGGGCGGCGACCCCGCCCCTGGTGGTCATCACGTCCAACCGCACGCGCGACGTGCACGACGCCCTCAAGCGCCGGTGCCTGTACCACTGGGTCGAGCACCCCGACTTCGAGCGCGAGGTCGCCATCGTCGCGCTGCGGGCGCCCGGGGTCCCCGAGGTCCTGGCCCGCCAAGTCGCGGCGGTCGTCGAGGCGGTGCGCGGGCTCGGCCTCTACAAGCCGCCGGGGGTGGCCGAGACCATCGACTGGGCCCAGGCCCTCGCCGCCCTCGGGCGCAGCGAGCTCGACGAGGCGTCGGTGGAAGCCACCCTCGGCACCGCCGTGAAGTACCGGGAGGACCAGGCCCGCCTCCGCGAGTACGGCGTGGCCGACCTTGTGCGCGCCGCGGTCCTCCGTGGCGCCTGA
- a CDS encoding xanthine dehydrogenase family protein subunit M: MIPVAFEYKRADSADEALSLLTEHGDEAKLLAGGHSLLPLMKLRLATPAVLVDVGRLDDLSYVRDAGDHVAIGALTRHRALETSELLAEQAPILPFVAGLVGDPQVRHRGTIGGSLAHGDPASDLPAAVLALGGSLVARGPGGEREIAATDFFEGFLETALADDELLTEVRVPKAAGAGWSYQKFNRRAQDWAIVAVAAVHNGTTGIGLVNMGSVPLRARAAEAALASGASAADAAAVADEGTEPSADLNASEEYRRHLARVLTRRALEAAGA; the protein is encoded by the coding sequence ATGATCCCCGTCGCCTTCGAGTACAAGCGGGCCGACTCGGCCGACGAGGCCCTCTCACTTCTCACCGAGCACGGTGACGAGGCCAAGCTGCTGGCCGGGGGCCACTCGTTGCTCCCGTTGATGAAGCTGCGGCTGGCCACGCCGGCGGTCCTCGTCGACGTCGGCCGCCTCGACGACCTGTCGTATGTGCGCGACGCCGGCGACCACGTCGCCATCGGCGCCCTCACCCGGCACCGCGCCCTCGAGACCTCCGAGCTGCTCGCCGAGCAGGCGCCGATCCTGCCCTTCGTCGCCGGCCTGGTGGGCGACCCGCAGGTGCGTCACCGCGGCACCATCGGCGGCTCGCTGGCCCACGGCGACCCCGCCTCCGACCTGCCCGCCGCGGTCCTGGCGCTCGGTGGCAGCCTCGTCGCCCGGGGCCCCGGCGGCGAGCGGGAGATCGCCGCCACCGACTTCTTCGAGGGCTTCCTCGAGACCGCCCTGGCCGACGACGAGCTCCTGACCGAGGTCCGCGTGCCGAAGGCCGCTGGCGCCGGCTGGTCGTACCAGAAGTTCAACCGCCGGGCCCAGGACTGGGCAATCGTCGCGGTGGCGGCCGTGCACAACGGCACCACCGGCATCGGCCTGGTCAACATGGGGTCGGTGCCGCTCCGGGCCCGGGCCGCCGAAGCCGCGCTGGCGTCGGGGGCGTCGGCCGCCGACGCCGCCGCCGTGGCCGACGAGGGCACCGAACCCTCCGCCGACCTCAACGCCAGCGAGGAGTACCGCCGCCACCTCGCCCGGGTGCTCACCCGCCGCGCCCTCGAGGCCGCCGGCGCCTGA
- a CDS encoding (2Fe-2S)-binding protein, translating to MRVSITVNGEAREHEVEDRLLLVHYLREVLGLTGTNVGCDTSSCGACTVHLDGEAVKSCTVLAAQADGGDVTTIEGMADADGTLHPMQQAFQEHHGLQCGFCTPGMVMAATSLLDEVPSPTEAQVREGLEGNLCRCTGYHNIVKAVLAASGAEGTMTR from the coding sequence GTGCGGGTGTCCATCACGGTCAACGGAGAGGCGCGGGAGCACGAGGTGGAGGACCGCCTCCTCCTCGTCCACTACCTGCGGGAGGTGCTCGGGCTCACGGGCACCAACGTGGGCTGCGACACCTCGTCGTGCGGGGCCTGCACGGTCCACCTCGACGGCGAAGCGGTGAAGTCCTGCACGGTGCTCGCCGCCCAGGCCGACGGCGGCGACGTCACCACCATCGAGGGCATGGCCGACGCCGACGGCACCCTGCACCCGATGCAGCAGGCCTTCCAGGAGCACCATGGCCTGCAGTGCGGGTTCTGCACGCCCGGCATGGTGATGGCCGCCACCTCGCTGCTCGACGAGGTCCCGTCACCGACCGAGGCGCAGGTGCGGGAGGGCCTCGAGGGCAACCTGTGCCGCTGCACCGGCTACCACAACATCGTCAAGGCCGTTCTGGCGGCCTCCGGGGCCGAGGGGACGATGACCCGATGA
- a CDS encoding ABC transporter permease has translation MSAAAMVVDTHGGGTFTVALWLARRSLLMVARVPAAVVPTVVFPIFFVVAFSGSFTALTDIPGFGTDNILSWMAPFAILQGASFAGLGTCFGVARDLEDGFYDRLIVAPTPRAALLLGPLLAAMARALLPITLVLVAAFAGGAALPGGLFGIVSLVVAAEGVAVLAALWGLGIVYRLKTQRAGALVQVGIFFTMFLSIGQVPLHIIEGWLHGAARVNPMTNILRFARQGFIGDVAWATTWPGLVAMAIAAVVLAVFAVRGMRTLVP, from the coding sequence ATGAGTGCGGCGGCGATGGTGGTCGACACCCATGGGGGCGGGACCTTCACCGTGGCGCTGTGGCTGGCGCGGCGCAGTCTGCTCATGGTGGCCCGGGTCCCGGCTGCGGTCGTACCAACGGTCGTGTTCCCGATCTTCTTCGTCGTGGCGTTCAGCGGCTCGTTCACCGCCCTCACCGACATCCCCGGCTTCGGTACCGACAACATCTTGAGCTGGATGGCGCCGTTCGCGATCCTCCAGGGCGCCTCGTTCGCGGGCCTGGGCACGTGCTTCGGCGTGGCCCGCGACCTCGAAGACGGGTTCTACGACCGCCTCATCGTTGCTCCGACGCCAAGGGCGGCGCTGCTGCTCGGACCGCTGCTGGCGGCGATGGCACGGGCGCTGCTACCGATCACGCTCGTGCTCGTGGCTGCCTTCGCTGGCGGGGCTGCGCTGCCCGGCGGCCTGTTCGGGATCGTATCGCTGGTGGTGGCGGCCGAGGGCGTCGCCGTGCTGGCGGCCCTGTGGGGCCTCGGCATCGTCTACCGGCTGAAGACCCAGCGGGCCGGGGCGCTGGTGCAGGTCGGCATCTTCTTCACCATGTTCCTCTCCATCGGCCAGGTGCCATTGCACATCATCGAGGGGTGGCTGCACGGTGCCGCGCGCGTCAACCCGATGACCAACATCTTGCGCTTCGCCCGACAGGGGTTCATCGGCGACGTGGCGTGGGCGACCACCTGGCCCGGTCTCGTCGCCATGGCCATCGCCGCCGTGGTGCTCGCCGTCTTCGCCGTCCGCGGCATGCGCACCCTGGTTCCCTAG
- a CDS encoding ABC transporter permease has translation MTATLPEHATAGYATVSPVAQALLLARRSVVGTMRQPQMWMPSMVFPLMIAAVNSSAMSRSIGLPGFPEVDSFLVFLLPATIVQGVMFGAVAGGTDIALDIENGFFDRLVASPVSRISILIGRLSGAAVLGAVQAVIFMALFWPFGARVAGGPAAALVLVVLAMVLAIGIGGITAAMGLRTGSQEAVQNSFPVVFILLFVSSAFFPTGLMGGWYRTVAEANPLSWMIDGARHQVIIGFDASEAAAAIGIAGGFAVLTIAFAVTQLRRRLAVSS, from the coding sequence GTGACCGCGACCCTCCCGGAGCACGCCACCGCCGGCTACGCCACGGTGAGCCCGGTCGCCCAGGCGCTGCTGCTGGCCCGCCGATCGGTGGTGGGCACCATGCGCCAGCCGCAGATGTGGATGCCCTCCATGGTCTTCCCGCTGATGATCGCGGCGGTCAACTCCTCGGCGATGTCGCGCTCGATCGGCCTGCCCGGATTCCCCGAGGTCGACTCGTTCCTGGTCTTCCTGCTGCCCGCCACGATCGTGCAGGGCGTCATGTTCGGCGCCGTGGCCGGCGGCACCGACATCGCCCTCGACATCGAGAACGGGTTCTTCGACCGCCTGGTGGCATCGCCGGTGTCGCGCATCTCCATCCTGATCGGTCGCCTCAGCGGGGCGGCCGTGCTCGGCGCCGTGCAGGCGGTGATCTTCATGGCCCTGTTCTGGCCGTTCGGGGCGAGGGTGGCCGGGGGCCCCGCCGCCGCGCTGGTGCTGGTCGTGCTGGCGATGGTGCTCGCCATCGGCATCGGCGGCATCACCGCGGCCATGGGCCTGCGCACCGGGTCCCAAGAGGCGGTGCAGAACTCCTTCCCGGTCGTCTTCATCCTCCTGTTCGTCTCGTCGGCGTTCTTCCCGACCGGGCTGATGGGAGGCTGGTACCGGACCGTCGCCGAGGCCAACCCCCTGTCGTGGATGATCGACGGGGCCCGGCACCAGGTGATCATCGGCTTCGACGCCTCCGAGGCGGCGGCGGCGATCGGCATCGCCGGTGGCTTCGCGGTGCTGACGATCGCCTTCGCCGTCACCCAGCTGCGACGCCGCCTGGCGGTCTCCAGTTGA
- a CDS encoding ATP-binding cassette domain-containing protein, with protein MRSGHPIECEGLVRRFGDIEAVAGVDLEVRQGEIFGFLGPNGAGKSTMVRMLTTLLRPTAGRAWVAGFDVASEAASVRRAIGVALQDAAIDPLMTGHELLRLQAVLHGIHRGKAQQRGAELLERVGLTEAAGRRVGTYSGGMRRRLDLAMSLVHQPQVLFLDEPTTGLDPMSRMSLWEEVRSLNAEHGTTVFLTTQYLEEADQLAGRIAIIDHGRIARQGEPARLKAEVGAPTLRIEVDSDHEASAKEVLLGFGEERPSRSGVLAIGLAGGAASVTAVVRGLDQAGVTVQHMELAAPSLDDVFADATGRRLEGAASEDAAEAEPA; from the coding sequence GTGAGGAGCGGTCACCCCATCGAGTGCGAGGGCTTGGTCCGCCGCTTCGGTGACATCGAGGCCGTGGCGGGGGTCGACCTGGAGGTCCGCCAGGGTGAGATCTTCGGGTTCCTCGGCCCCAACGGGGCGGGGAAGTCGACGATGGTGCGGATGCTGACGACCCTGCTGCGACCGACCGCCGGGCGGGCCTGGGTGGCGGGCTTCGACGTGGCGTCCGAGGCGGCCAGCGTGCGCCGCGCCATCGGCGTGGCCCTGCAGGACGCGGCCATCGACCCCCTGATGACGGGCCACGAGCTCCTCCGCCTCCAAGCCGTCCTCCACGGCATCCACCGCGGCAAGGCGCAGCAGCGCGGAGCCGAGCTGCTCGAGCGGGTCGGGCTCACCGAGGCCGCGGGTCGCCGGGTGGGCACCTACTCCGGCGGCATGCGCCGTCGCCTCGACCTCGCCATGTCGCTGGTCCACCAGCCCCAGGTGCTGTTCCTCGACGAGCCCACCACTGGGCTCGACCCCATGAGCCGCATGAGCCTCTGGGAGGAGGTGCGGTCGCTCAACGCCGAGCACGGCACCACCGTGTTCCTCACCACCCAGTACCTCGAGGAGGCCGACCAGCTGGCCGGCCGCATCGCCATCATCGATCACGGCCGCATCGCCCGACAGGGCGAGCCGGCCCGGCTCAAGGCCGAGGTGGGGGCGCCGACCCTGCGCATCGAGGTCGACTCCGACCACGAGGCGTCGGCCAAGGAGGTCCTCCTCGGCTTCGGCGAGGAGCGTCCCTCCCGCAGCGGCGTCCTGGCCATCGGCCTCGCCGGTGGGGCAGCCTCGGTCACCGCCGTCGTGCGCGGCCTCGACCAGGCGGGCGTCACCGTGCAGCACATGGAGCTGGCCGCCCCGAGCCTCGACGACGTCTTCGCCGACGCCACCGGCCGCCGCCTCGAAGGCGCGGCCAGCGAAGACGCCGCCGAGGCGGAGCCGGCGTGA
- a CDS encoding xanthine dehydrogenase family protein molybdopterin-binding subunit: MSILGNRVVRREDPKFLTVGGTYVDDLRDPRLEGAAHVTYVRSTMAHARITAVDVSEALAAPGVVRVLTASDLTGVGTVPFAVPMFPDGMARPFLAVDTVRFVGEPVAVVITEEKYQGEDVAELVFVDYDPLPAVVDVTDAATDEVLLFEAVGTNTAIAFDFGTDPDLFDGCEVVVTQELVNQRLAGVPLEVRAAAAAWGDDGRLTFWSSTQSPQAARDAIQAGFGFEEGSVHLIAPDVGGGFGPKIGVHPEDMLVAWLSREVGRPLRWVETRSENMMAMGHGRGQKQTVTIGGKRDGTVQAFKLDVLADAGAYPALGAFLPYLTRSMASGVYAFPKVECNTRTVVTNTMSTVAYRGAGRPEASAAVERAMDLFAAEIGMDAAEVRRRNLIPADDFPHTTAVGTTYDIGDYERALDLALEASGYADLRAEQARRRSAGDSRQLGIGVSVYVEVTAGPTAGGEHAKVEVRPDGTAVVYTGTSPHGQGHVTSWSMIASEQLGIPMDDIEVIHGDTDLVPVGVGTFGSRSLQLGGTAVHEASGEVVAMARRLAADRLEANPDDVVLDKVEGRFHVAGTPAVSATWAELAADAADEGGLVVDTEFTAGSPTYPFGSHVAVVEVDTETGKVTVERMITVDDAGKVLNPLIVEGQRHGGIAQGVAQALMEEVRYDADGNPVTSNLADYAVISACELPSFELVAMETPTSVNPLGAKGIGESGTIGSTPAVQSAVCDALSHLGIRHVDMPASPERVWQAISTAGSAS; the protein is encoded by the coding sequence ATGAGCATTCTCGGGAACCGCGTCGTCCGGCGGGAGGACCCCAAGTTCCTCACCGTCGGCGGCACCTACGTCGACGACCTGCGCGACCCGCGCCTCGAGGGGGCCGCCCACGTCACCTATGTGCGCTCGACGATGGCCCACGCCCGCATCACCGCCGTCGACGTGAGCGAGGCGCTCGCCGCTCCCGGGGTCGTGCGGGTCCTCACCGCCTCCGACCTCACCGGCGTCGGGACGGTGCCCTTCGCCGTGCCCATGTTCCCCGACGGCATGGCCCGCCCCTTCCTTGCCGTCGACACCGTCCGCTTCGTCGGCGAGCCCGTGGCCGTGGTGATCACCGAGGAGAAGTACCAAGGCGAGGACGTGGCCGAGCTGGTCTTCGTCGACTACGACCCGCTGCCCGCCGTGGTCGACGTGACCGACGCCGCCACCGACGAGGTGCTGCTCTTCGAGGCGGTCGGCACCAACACCGCCATCGCCTTCGACTTCGGCACCGATCCCGACCTCTTCGACGGCTGCGAGGTCGTCGTCACCCAAGAGCTCGTCAACCAGCGCCTCGCCGGCGTTCCCCTCGAGGTGCGGGCGGCGGCGGCCGCGTGGGGTGACGACGGCCGCCTCACCTTCTGGTCGAGCACCCAGTCGCCGCAGGCGGCGCGGGACGCCATCCAGGCGGGCTTCGGGTTCGAGGAGGGCTCGGTCCACCTCATCGCCCCCGACGTCGGTGGCGGCTTCGGCCCGAAGATCGGCGTCCACCCCGAGGACATGCTCGTGGCCTGGCTGTCGCGGGAGGTCGGCCGGCCGCTGCGGTGGGTCGAGACCCGCAGCGAGAACATGATGGCGATGGGCCACGGCCGCGGCCAGAAGCAGACGGTGACCATCGGCGGCAAGCGCGACGGCACGGTGCAGGCGTTCAAGCTCGACGTGCTCGCCGACGCCGGCGCCTACCCCGCCCTCGGCGCCTTCCTGCCGTACCTCACCCGCTCGATGGCGTCCGGTGTCTACGCCTTCCCGAAGGTCGAGTGCAACACCCGCACGGTCGTGACGAACACCATGTCGACCGTGGCCTACCGGGGCGCCGGCCGGCCCGAGGCGTCGGCTGCCGTCGAACGGGCCATGGACCTCTTCGCCGCCGAGATAGGGATGGACGCCGCCGAGGTCCGCAGGCGCAACCTCATCCCGGCCGACGACTTCCCGCACACCACCGCGGTGGGCACCACATACGACATCGGCGACTATGAGCGGGCGCTCGACCTGGCGCTCGAGGCATCCGGCTACGCCGACCTGCGCGCCGAGCAGGCCCGGCGCCGGTCGGCCGGCGACAGCCGCCAGCTCGGCATCGGCGTGTCGGTCTACGTGGAGGTCACCGCCGGGCCCACCGCCGGCGGTGAGCACGCCAAGGTCGAGGTCCGTCCCGACGGGACCGCCGTGGTCTACACCGGCACCTCGCCCCACGGCCAGGGTCATGTGACGTCGTGGTCGATGATCGCCAGCGAGCAGCTCGGGATCCCCATGGACGACATCGAGGTCATCCACGGTGACACCGACCTGGTGCCGGTTGGCGTGGGGACGTTCGGGTCGCGCTCGCTCCAGCTCGGCGGCACCGCCGTCCACGAGGCGTCCGGCGAGGTGGTCGCCATGGCCCGACGCCTCGCCGCCGACCGCCTCGAGGCCAACCCCGACGACGTCGTGCTCGACAAGGTCGAGGGCCGCTTCCACGTCGCCGGGACCCCCGCCGTGTCCGCCACGTGGGCCGAGCTGGCGGCCGATGCCGCCGACGAGGGAGGCCTCGTGGTCGACACCGAGTTCACCGCCGGCAGCCCCACGTACCCCTTCGGCAGCCACGTGGCCGTCGTCGAGGTCGACACCGAGACCGGCAAGGTCACCGTTGAGCGCATGATCACCGTCGACGACGCCGGCAAGGTCCTCAACCCGCTCATCGTCGAGGGCCAGCGCCACGGCGGGATCGCCCAGGGCGTGGCCCAGGCGCTGATGGAGGAGGTCCGCTACGACGCCGACGGGAACCCGGTCACCTCGAACCTCGCCGACTACGCCGTCATCTCCGCGTGCGAGCTGCCCTCCTTCGAGCTGGTGGCGATGGAGACCCCGACCTCGGTGAACCCCCTCGGCGCCAAGGGCATCGGGGAGTCGGGGACCATCGGCTCCACGCCGGCGGTGCAGAGCGCGGTGTGCGACGCCCTCTCGCACCTCGGCATCCGCCACGTCGACATGCCGGCCTCCCCGGAGCGCGTCTGGCAGGCCATCAGCACCGCCGGCAGCGCCTCGTGA
- a CDS encoding septum formation initiator family protein → MLVTVVLVAVLFVGVFPTRTYLAQRASTGAAQEKLEVLREQNELLEARARQLHDHAEIERLARERYNLVRPGEEAYAVLPPPSVEEDDEHGAPPPAPNDDRNLLERAWDGLTGFF, encoded by the coding sequence GTGCTGGTGACCGTCGTGTTGGTCGCCGTGCTCTTCGTCGGCGTCTTCCCCACCCGCACCTACCTGGCCCAGCGGGCGTCGACCGGCGCCGCCCAGGAGAAGCTCGAGGTCCTCCGCGAGCAGAACGAGCTGCTCGAGGCCCGCGCCCGCCAGCTCCACGACCATGCCGAGATCGAGCGGCTGGCCCGCGAGCGCTACAACCTCGTGCGACCCGGCGAAGAGGCCTACGCCGTGCTGCCGCCACCGTCGGTGGAGGAAGACGACGAGCACGGGGCACCACCGCCAGCGCCGAACGACGACCGGAACCTGCTCGAACGCGCCTGGGACGGCCTCACGGGATTCTTCTGA